In Flavobacterium enshiense, the genomic stretch AGCGTGACGGAAAGTCCCAGTTTTACGTTCTTCCCCATTAATCTGACCGTAAGCTCTTGTAACCACAATGGCCATTTCCAGTTTTTCATCACTATCATTAACCAGATATGCATACCATGAGTTTTCCATAAAATCGTCATTCCATTCTTGAATGGCGGCCACATACACATTTTCCACTTTTGGTATAATAATATCTTTTTGCATAGCGTTGTAAAAATTAAAAGTGCACAAATTTACTATATTATTCCGTAATTTTATTTACAACTTTTATCGCAATCCAACTGCTCATAAAAAAGATATGAAACTACTTACTGCAACACTGTTCTCCCTCAACATAACCGTATTTGGTTGTGAATTTGGCAATAAAAAAGAATCGGAAACAACTGAAAGGGAGCTGGACACCACAACTTTGGCTAACGATGGACATACTTCTGAAAATGCCGTGGATTGGAACGGTTCTTACGAAGGAGTTATTCCGTGTGCCGATTGCCCCGGAATTGAAACCAAAATCACCGTTAACAAAGATAAAACTTATGAGTTGTCCGTTTTATATCAAGACAGGGAAAAGAAGCCAACAATTACCAAAGGAACTTTTACTTGGGATGCTTCGGGAAGCGTTATAAAACTAGACAAAGTCGGAACGGAAACGCAGTACAAAGTTGGGGAAGGCCGAATATGGATGCTGGATCGGGAAGGCAAAAGGATTGAAGGCGCGATGGCAGAAAAATATATCTTAAATAAAACGCAATAAAAAAGGCTCCAAAAAGGAGCCTTACTTTTATATACTTGACTTGAATTGTTCCAGGAAACGTACATCGTTCTCATAGAACATTCGGATATCTCCAATTTGGTACAACAACATTGCGATACGTTCGATCCCCATACCGAAAGCGAAACCGTTGTATTTGTCGGCATCGATACCGCAGTTTTTCAAAACATTCGGATCTACCATTCCACAACCCATGATCTCCAACCAACCGGTTCCTTTGGTGATGCGGTAATCGGTTTCAGTTTTTAATCCCCAGTAAATATCCACTTCGGCACTTGGCTCTGTGAACGGGAAGTAACTCGGACGCAAACGGATTTTCGATTTTCCGAACATCTCTTTGGTGAAATACAATAACGTTTGTTTCAAATCGGCAAATGAAACATTATGGTCGATGTACAAACCTTCCACCTGGTGGAAAATACAGTGTGAACGTGACGAAACGGCCTCATTACGGAACACACGACCCGGTGAAATTGTACGGATTGGTGGTTTGTTGTCTTCCATATAACGTACCTGAACCGACGAAGTGTGCGTACGCAACAATACATCCGGATTGCTCTGAATGAAGAACGTATCCTGCATGTCTCTTGCCGGATGGTATTCCGGAAGGTTCAAAGCAGTAAAATTATGCCAGTCGTCTTCGATTTCCGGACCTTCGGAAACATTGAATCCGATGTTGGAAAAAATATCGACGATTTGATTTTTTACGATAGAAATTGGATGACGTGAACCGATAACCAAAGGCTCGCCCGGACGTGTCAAATCACCGTAAACCCCGCCTGCAACCTCCTTACTTTCCAAGGCTTCCTGAATGGATTTTACTTTATCCTCTGCAGTTACCTTCAGCAAATTGATTACCTGACCAAATTCTTTTTTCTGGTCGTTCGGTACGTTTTTAAACTCAGCGAAAAGGTCTTTCAACAAGCCCTTACTTCCCAAAAACTTGATTCGGAAAGCCTCTAAGGTTTCTTTATTATCGGTAGTAAAAGACTGTGCTTCACCAATGTATTCTTTAATCTTGTCTGTCATCGTCATTCTGTAATTGGATGCAAATTTAGGAAAAAGTTAGAAGTTAAAAGTCAGAAATCAGAAGTTTTAGGTCTGAAATCTGTGTTCTTTCATCTGATTACTATTCAATAAGCTGTTTTTCCAGAAAATAATTCACAATCGCTTCTTTCATCAGCACCGATTGTTCACCAGCTTTCAACGGCGGAAGCTGTTCCTTAACCTTGTAATGCGGCCAGCCGTCATTGTCAAAATAATCGAATTCATAGTAACCATAAGGCTCTAACAATCGGCAAATCGCGATATGCATCAGGTTTACCTTTTCGTCCTTTTTGAAAGTCTTGCTGAATTGCCCTAATTCCTGAACACCTATCAGATAAATTATGGCATCCAAATCCAATATTTCGCCATCGGCAAATTGATTGGAAAGTATGGTGACCACTGTTTCCCAGCGTGATTTTAATTGTTCGTCTCTTGACATTTTTTGAATTTATGAGTTATGAGTTATGAGTTATGAATCCACACATCATAAAATTATGTTGCAAAGATAGTGAGTTGTACATCGAGAATTATACTTTTAAAGGCGAGTTTATCCCTTTTTTACTTTTCCCTTACCCCTCTTTTCTTCTCGTTCTTCTATCTTTGCGCTTTTTTATATTCTCTTGTTATGGGTTTTATTGATATTGTGTTGGCCGCGTTTTTGGTATTTGGATTGATTAAAGGTATTCGCAACGGACTTTTCGTGGAAATAGCTTCACTGATTTCGCTTTTCATCGGAATATATGTTGCCATTAAATTTTCGTATGCGGTTCGCTCCGCAGTAGGCAGCGTGGTGTCATGGTCGCCAAAAACCATTCAGGTTACGGCTTTTATTTTGACATTGATAGCCGTCGTGGTTGCCATTCATTTGTTAGCCAAAGCATTGTCCGGTGTGGCTAGTATGGCCTTTATGGGATGGTTGAACAACTTAGGTGGCGGACTTTTTGCAACGATAAAAACGATTTTGCTCCTAGGTGTTGTTTTGTGCTTGTTCCAGAAAGTGAACATCAACAACATGATGGTTTCCAAAGAAACTCAGGATGAGTCACTGCTTTTTAATCCGATATTAAAAACTTCCGAATTTCTATTACCCGTCTTAACCGATTGGTTCAGTAATTTAAAAGAAAGCACGCTAAAAAGTTCATAAACACTGTCTACTGAAATCCAATTACTGATCACTGGATTTCAACTCACGAATGGCATCTTTTTCAATCCAGCCTTCGGTTTCATCGGTTAGCTGGATTTTACGCCATTTTTCACGATTCTCCAAAACGAAAACCTTAGTCCCTTCATGCAACACGAACGCTTCTGGTGCAGAAGCCATCGGTTCGCTTTTTACTGAAATTGATTCAGCAAATACAATCGCCGGGCGTTCCTTATTATAATTATTTCGTTCCGTCATGGCCGAAGCAACGCTTATCAGTATAACCACCAAAGAAAGAATCATCGCCACAAAAAACGAACGTTTCACCAAAGAGGTGCTTCCGAAATAGTAGCCGATAAAAAACAACAGAAACAAAGCCGAGAAACCCGTGGCAATTCCCGCCCAAGTGTCATAATGGAACACATCCAAAAGGTCACTCAACATTTTTGAAAAGCCTACCTCAGGAACCACTTTTATTTCGTCTATCGCCATTTTTTGGGCGAATTTTAGGTTGGTCTGTATTTCGGCATCGTCGGGATTCAGCAGCAGCGCCTTTTCGTAATTATAAATTGACGGCGCCACTTTATGAAGTTTATAATAAGCATTTCCCAAATTGAAATACAACTCTGCCGACTGTTCGCCAGATCTCAGGATTCCTTCATACAAAACCACGGCTTCCTCGTATTTCTCTTTACGGTACAATTCGTTTCCTTTCTCAAAAGCGGATTGGGCAAAAATGGCCTGAGAAACCAATAAAACTATATAGAACAACTTTTTCATCGCTTTCAAAATTAAATCTGCTTGCTCAAATCGGAAATCACACTTACTGCCTTATCATAATCCTGCTGCATAGCTACACTGGTTGATGGCGCGTAACGGGCAAATTCGCAGTTACCCATCAAGTTCATAAAATCGTTGACAGTCTCCGTTTGTGCATTTTTCGAAACCAGCAATTCCTGAATATTATCCTTGCTCATTTCGGATGTTTCAATAGACAGTTTTGCCTTTAGGAAGTTGTGCATTGCGCGCTCCATAGCATCATAAAACGGTTCTTTATTACCCAATTGTTTGTTGGCTTCAGAAAGGAACTTTTTAGCCAGTTTGTTTGACTGACGGATTTTATTTCCAGCCACATCACTATCGATGGCTTCTTTTTTCTTTTTTGCTAATACAATCACCGGAATGATTAAGAAAGGACCGAATAAAAGGGTATAGAACAAACTGGAACCCAGAAAATCATCAGCATGGATGGGAGACAAATCTGTTTTGGCTTTCACAAAAGCAAACTGATCGCTTTTCACAACCGCCTGTTTGCCTGACGATGCTACCTGATCACCTGAAGTCGGCATTTGCCCATCCAAAACATTGATTTTTATCTCTTCAGAAGTAATGGTTTTATAAGCCTTCGTATTTAAATCGAAGTAGGAAAACGTCAATGGTTTAATCGTATAAACTCCTTTGTATTGTGGCACTATCGTATAGGTGTCGGAAATTGTCCCCTGCATTCCCAACAAAGGTGTGGTTACATTTTCCTGATGTTCTGGATCATACATTTCCAGCGCGCTTGGGACTACAGGCTTAGGCAACGTAAACAACTTCATGTTCCCTTTACCGGCAGCACTTACAACTAATTGCAGCGATTCACCTGATTTTAAAGTCGTTTTTGAAGGTTTTACCTTGAAGTCGAAAGAACCGACCGCACCATCAAATCCTTCTGGTTTTCCAGCCTCTGGTAAAGCTTTCACGTTAATCATTTTGGCACCCGCTGATACTTTTTTGGTTCCGTTGGTAATCTCCATTCGGCCAAAAACATCTCGACGACCGGTTGGTGCCTGCATAGTAATATCCAATGTTAAAGGCTCAATCCTTAATTTCCCTGTCTTTTGCGGATACAAAACGGTTTTTCTCAGGACCACATAACGATAATCTTCTCCGTTGAATTTGCCCATCTGAACTGATAGGTTTTTAATATCGATGGACTGGCTCCAGAAATTGTTGTATTTCGGGCTGGCCGTTTCACGGAAATCACTCACGCTCACATACGGACTCACATACAATTTATAAACAGCCGTAATTGGTTCATTCATATACGGATTGGGGTTGGAAATTTCTGCTACCAAATGAATCCCGTCGCCATCTTTTAATGAAGGCGGTAATTGTTGCTGCTGCTGTTGTTGCTGTTGTCTTCTGCGCTGATTTCCAAAAATGATTGCGAACGGATCTTCTTCCTCTTCCGGTTCCGGCTGTACCACCGCATTTCCAACAGTCACCTTTACCGGATTGGTTTTATAGATTTTCCCCGCGATTTCTATCGAAGCGGGTTTGATGACAAATGTTCCTTTTTTAGTAGGCATCAAAA encodes the following:
- a CDS encoding copper resistance protein NlpE; translation: MKLLTATLFSLNITVFGCEFGNKKESETTERELDTTTLANDGHTSENAVDWNGSYEGVIPCADCPGIETKITVNKDKTYELSVLYQDREKKPTITKGTFTWDASGSVIKLDKVGTETQYKVGEGRIWMLDREGKRIEGAMAEKYILNKTQ
- the pheS gene encoding phenylalanine--tRNA ligase subunit alpha encodes the protein MTDKIKEYIGEAQSFTTDNKETLEAFRIKFLGSKGLLKDLFAEFKNVPNDQKKEFGQVINLLKVTAEDKVKSIQEALESKEVAGGVYGDLTRPGEPLVIGSRHPISIVKNQIVDIFSNIGFNVSEGPEIEDDWHNFTALNLPEYHPARDMQDTFFIQSNPDVLLRTHTSSVQVRYMEDNKPPIRTISPGRVFRNEAVSSRSHCIFHQVEGLYIDHNVSFADLKQTLLYFTKEMFGKSKIRLRPSYFPFTEPSAEVDIYWGLKTETDYRITKGTGWLEIMGCGMVDPNVLKNCGIDADKYNGFAFGMGIERIAMLLYQIGDIRMFYENDVRFLEQFKSSI
- a CDS encoding CvpA family protein, whose protein sequence is MGFIDIVLAAFLVFGLIKGIRNGLFVEIASLISLFIGIYVAIKFSYAVRSAVGSVVSWSPKTIQVTAFILTLIAVVVAIHLLAKALSGVASMAFMGWLNNLGGGLFATIKTILLLGVVLCLFQKVNINNMMVSKETQDESLLFNPILKTSEFLLPVLTDWFSNLKESTLKSS
- a CDS encoding tetratricopeptide repeat protein; this encodes MKKLFYIVLLVSQAIFAQSAFEKGNELYRKEKYEEAVVLYEGILRSGEQSAELYFNLGNAYYKLHKVAPSIYNYEKALLLNPDDAEIQTNLKFAQKMAIDEIKVVPEVGFSKMLSDLLDVFHYDTWAGIATGFSALFLLFFIGYYFGSTSLVKRSFFVAMILSLVVILISVASAMTERNNYNKERPAIVFAESISVKSEPMASAPEAFVLHEGTKVFVLENREKWRKIQLTDETEGWIEKDAIRELKSSDQ
- a CDS encoding BatD family protein, with the protein product MKEIKLMGSKSFILLLFLAVQSVFAQVEFKATVSNNNIGINERLRIDFTMNDDGDNFEAPSFEGFRIFGGPNQSVSYSWVNGRKSFSKSYSFFLMPTKKGTFVIKPASIEIAGKIYKTNPVKVTVGNAVVQPEPEEEEDPFAIIFGNQRRRQQQQQQQQQLPPSLKDGDGIHLVAEISNPNPYMNEPITAVYKLYVSPYVSVSDFRETASPKYNNFWSQSIDIKNLSVQMGKFNGEDYRYVVLRKTVLYPQKTGKLRIEPLTLDITMQAPTGRRDVFGRMEITNGTKKVSAGAKMINVKALPEAGKPEGFDGAVGSFDFKVKPSKTTLKSGESLQLVVSAAGKGNMKLFTLPKPVVPSALEMYDPEHQENVTTPLLGMQGTISDTYTIVPQYKGVYTIKPLTFSYFDLNTKAYKTITSEEIKINVLDGQMPTSGDQVASSGKQAVVKSDQFAFVKAKTDLSPIHADDFLGSSLFYTLLFGPFLIIPVIVLAKKKKEAIDSDVAGNKIRQSNKLAKKFLSEANKQLGNKEPFYDAMERAMHNFLKAKLSIETSEMSKDNIQELLVSKNAQTETVNDFMNLMGNCEFARYAPSTSVAMQQDYDKAVSVISDLSKQI